In Felis catus isolate Fca126 chromosome C2, F.catus_Fca126_mat1.0, whole genome shotgun sequence, a single window of DNA contains:
- the RABL3 gene encoding rab-like protein 3 isoform X2, with protein sequence MCQVHDYKEGTPEEKTYYIELWDVGGSVGSASSVKSTRAVFYNSVNGIILVHDLTNKKSSQNLYRWSLEALNRDLVPTGVLVTNGDYDREQFADNQIPLLVIGTKLDQIHEAKRHEVLTRTAFLAEDFNAEEINLDCTNPRYLAAGSSNAVKLSRFFDKVIEKRYFLREGNQIPGFSDRKRFGGGTLKSLHYD encoded by the exons ATGTGCCAG GTTCATGACTACAAAGAAGGAACCCCAGAAGAGAAGACCTACTATATAGAATTATGGGATGTTGGAGGCTCTGTGGGCAGTGCCAGCAGTGTGAAAAGCACAAGAGCAGTGTTCTACAACTCTGTAAATG gTATTATTTTAGTACATGACTTAACAAATAAGAAGTCATCCCAAAACTTGTATCGTTGGTCATTGGAAGCTCTCAACAGGGATTTGGTGCCAACTGGAGTGTTGGTAACAAATGG GGATTATGACCGGGAACAGTTTGCTGACAACCAAATCCCACTGTTGGTAATAGGGACTAAACTGGATCAGATTCATGAAGCCAAGCGCCATGAAGTTTTAACTAGGACTGCTTTCCTAGCTGAGGATTTCAATGCAGAAGAAATTAATCTG GATTGCACAAATCCACGGTACCTAGCTGCAGGTTCTTCCAATGCTGTCAAGCTCAGTAGGTTTTTTGATAAG GTCATAGAGAAGAGATACTTTCTAAGGGAAGGTAATCAG ATTCCAGGCTTTTCTGATCGAAAAAGGTTTGGGGGAGGAACGTTAAAGAGCCTTCATTATGACTGA
- the RABL3 gene encoding rab-like protein 3 isoform X1, whose amino-acid sequence MASLDRVKVLVLGDSGVGKSSLVHLLCQNQVLGNPSWTVGCSVDVRVHDYKEGTPEEKTYYIELWDVGGSVGSASSVKSTRAVFYNSVNGIILVHDLTNKKSSQNLYRWSLEALNRDLVPTGVLVTNGDYDREQFADNQIPLLVIGTKLDQIHEAKRHEVLTRTAFLAEDFNAEEINLDCTNPRYLAAGSSNAVKLSRFFDKVIEKRYFLREGNQIPGFSDRKRFGGGTLKSLHYD is encoded by the exons ATGGCGTCCCTGGATCGGGTGAAGGTACTGGTATTGGGAGACTCAG GTGTTGGGAAATCTTCACTGGTTCATCTTCTGTGCCAAAATCAAGTACTGGGAAATCCATCATGGACTGTGGGCTGCTCAGTAGATGTCAGA GTTCATGACTACAAAGAAGGAACCCCAGAAGAGAAGACCTACTATATAGAATTATGGGATGTTGGAGGCTCTGTGGGCAGTGCCAGCAGTGTGAAAAGCACAAGAGCAGTGTTCTACAACTCTGTAAATG gTATTATTTTAGTACATGACTTAACAAATAAGAAGTCATCCCAAAACTTGTATCGTTGGTCATTGGAAGCTCTCAACAGGGATTTGGTGCCAACTGGAGTGTTGGTAACAAATGG GGATTATGACCGGGAACAGTTTGCTGACAACCAAATCCCACTGTTGGTAATAGGGACTAAACTGGATCAGATTCATGAAGCCAAGCGCCATGAAGTTTTAACTAGGACTGCTTTCCTAGCTGAGGATTTCAATGCAGAAGAAATTAATCTG GATTGCACAAATCCACGGTACCTAGCTGCAGGTTCTTCCAATGCTGTCAAGCTCAGTAGGTTTTTTGATAAG GTCATAGAGAAGAGATACTTTCTAAGGGAAGGTAATCAG ATTCCAGGCTTTTCTGATCGAAAAAGGTTTGGGGGAGGAACGTTAAAGAGCCTTCATTATGACTGA